One segment of Drosophila mauritiana strain mau12 chromosome 3R, ASM438214v1, whole genome shotgun sequence DNA contains the following:
- the LOC117145431 gene encoding probable cytochrome P450 12e1, mitochondrial, whose product MLSTQCNANKQISRQIYQLCRGLAQKATAVSLEEAKPYADIPGPSKLQLIRAFLPGGRYKNLPVHEMFLDMNRQYGSIFRMPSVAGTDMVLTMNPQDYEVIFRNEGQYPYRRSFEVMDYFKRVHRREVFDGYDGLTSGNGPAWGKMRTAVNPILLQPRNAKLYMTNLVQVSDEFLERIRTIRDPVTQEMPDDFAVDIRHLVIESICSVALNTHLGLLGEQRNNKDIQKLVLALQDVVELGFQLDIMPAFWKYLPMPNFKKLMRSLDTITDFCYFHIGNALKRIEEDAKAGKLNEIGLETSLLEKLARFDRQTAVIIAMDLLFAGADPTLVTLGGILFSLSKSPDKQARLLEEIREILPNKYSSLTMENMRNLPYLRACIKEGIRMYPIGPGTLRRMPHDVVLSGYRVVAGTDVGIAANYQMANMEQFVPKVREFIPERWLRDESNSHLVGETATPFMYLPFGFGPRSCAGKRIVDMMLEIAISRLVRNFEIGFDYPIENAFKAKFFVQPNIPFKFKFIERSD is encoded by the exons ATGTTGTCAACGCAGTGCAACGCAAATAAACAGATCTCTAGGCAGATCTATCAGCTATGCAGGGGTCTAGCCCAAAAG gCCACAGCAGTGAGCTTGGAAGAGGCCAAGCCTTATGCTGATATTCCGGGACCCAGCAAATTGCAATTGATCAGAGCTTTTCTGCCGGGTG GTCGCTATAAGAATTTGCCGGTCCACGAAATGTTTCTCGATATGAACCGACAATATGGAAGTATCTTTAGGATGCCCAGTGTGGCAGGAACCGATATGGTGCTCACAATGAATCCTCAGGATTACGAAGTAATCTTTCGAAACGAGGGTCAGTATCCTTATAGAAGGAGTTTTGAGGTAATGGACTACTTCAAAAGGGTTCACCGGCGGGAAGTATTCGATGGCTATGATGGGTTGACTTCGGG aAATGGACCTGCTTGGGGTAAAATGCGCACTGCTGTCAATCCCATTCTGTTGCAACCGCGTAACGCCAAGCTTTATATGACGAATTTGGTGCAAGTAAGCGATGAGTTTCTGGAGCG caTTCGCACTATCCGAGATCCTGTTACGCAAGAGATGCCAGATGACTTTGCCGTGGACATTCGGCATTTGGTGATCGAATCGATTTGCTCTGTCGCCCTGAACACACATCTTGGCTTATTGGGAGAACAGCGGAATAACAAGGATATTCAAAAGCTCGTCTTGGCTCTGCAGGATGTGGTCGAGCTGGGTTTTCAGCTGGACATAATGCCCGCATTTTGGAAATATTTGCCAATGCCTAATTTCAAGAAGCTCATGCGCTCATTGGATACAATTACGGACTTTTGCTATTTCCACATTGGGAACGCTTTAAAACGGATCGAGGAGGACGCCAAGGCTGGAAAACTGAATGAGATTGGCTTGGAAACAAGCCTGCTGGAGAAGCTGGCCCGCTTCGATCGCCAAACAGCAGTGATTATAGCCATGGATTTGCTATTTGCAGGAGCGGATCCG ACCCTTGTAACCCTAGGAGGGATCTTATTCAGCCTGTCCAAGAGTCCTGACAAGCAGGCTCGACTTCTGGAGGAGATCAGGGAAATATTACCCAACAAGTACTCATCGTTGACTATGGAAAATATGAGAAATCTGCCCTATCTAAGGGCTTGCATCAAGGAGGGCATTCGGATGTATCCTATTGGACCGGGAACCCTACGCCGAATGCCCCACGATGTGGTGCTCAGTGGATATAGAGTTGTGGCCGGAACGGATGTTGGCATTGCGGCCAACTACCAGATGGCCAATATGGAGCAGTTTGTGCCGAAGGTTCGAGAATTTATCCCTGAGAGATGGCTGCGCGATGAGTCCAACTCCCACTTGGTGGGTGAAACTGCCACCCCTTTTATGTATCTTCCGTTTGGTTTTGGGCCCAGATCTTGCGCAGGCAAGAGGATTGTGGATATGATGCTGGAGATAGCCATTTCGCGGTTGGTAAGAAACTTTGAGATCGGGTTTGACTATCCCATCGAAAATGCCTTTAAGGCAAAGTTCTTTGTGCAACCAAATATTCCctttaagtttaagtttatAGAGCGAAGCGATTAA